In Fusobacteriaceae bacterium, the sequence CTTTATTTTGCGAAGAAAGTTATGCGGTTCAGCATCAATATACCGGCGGTGGCGGATATTACGGAAGCGATCCGGGACGGGGCCATGGCCTTCCTGGCGGCGGAGTACAAGACGCTTTTGTGGTTCGTCGTGCTGGTGGCGGCGCTTTTGGGAATTCTCATCAACGTCAAAGTGTCGGTGACGTTTGTGGCCGGGGCTCTGACCTCGGCGGCGGCGGGCAATATCGGCATGCGGATTGCCACCCGGGCCAACGGGCGGACGGCCATCGCGGCCAATGAGGGGGGCCTTGCCCGGGCGCTGGACGTGGCCTTCGCGGGGGGCGCGGTTATGGGCCTTTCCGTTGTCGGCCTCGGCATGCTCCTGTTGTCGATCTTTTTAATTATCTACGATTTTGATATGGAAATCATTACGGGCTTCGGCATGGGCGCCTCGAGCATCGCACTCTTCGCCCGGGTCGGCGGCGGCATCTATACCAAGGCGGCCGACGTCGGCGCGGATCTTGTGGGAAAAGTGGAAGCGGGCATCCCCGAAGACGATCCCCGGAATCCCGCCACCATCGCCGATAACGTCGGCGACAACGTCGGCGACGTGGCCGGCATGGGCGCGGACTTGTTCGAGTCCTATGTGGGTTCCATCATCGCGGCCATGACCCTGGGCTGGACGATCTGGCGGCGGGCCGGAGGGGCCGACGGCGGCAATTTCGGCTTCATTTACGCGCCGGTTTTGATCGCGGCCTTCGGGATCTTCGGATCCATTCTGGCGACCTTGACCGTAAGGACTTCGGATCCCGCCAAGGTCTATGTGAAGCTGGAAAACGCGACCCGGATCGCGGGCCTGTTGTCCGTAGCGGGCGCCTGGATCGTCGTACGGGGTCTGGGGCTGCCTTTGGGCATCTTCTGGGCCATCGTGGCGGGTCTCGCCGCGGGCATCATCATCGCCTATTTTACGGGGCGCTATACGGATACGGGGCGGCGCTCGGTCAATAAAATCGCCGAGGCGGCCAAAACCGGACCGGCCACGACGATAATCGAAGGACTCGCCGTGGGCATGGAATCCACGGTCGCGCCTATCCTCGTCATTGCCCTCGTAATTGTCGTGGCTTATCGCGTATCGGGCGGGGCGGAGGCCTACGGGCTGTACGGAATCGCCGTCGCCGCCGTGGGCATGCTGGCCAGCACCGGCATGGTCGTCGCCGTGGACGCCTACGGGCCCGTGGCCGACAACGCCGGCGGCATCGCCCAGATGTCCAATATGCGGCCCGAAGTCCGGGAGACGACCGATATGCTGGACGCCGTGGGAAACTCCACGGCCGCCGTCGGAAAGGGTTTTGCCATCGGATCGGCCGCTTTGACTGCCCTTTCGCTCTTCGCGGCCTATCAGGAAGCCGTGGAAGCCACGGGGACGAAGATTTCACTTTTGATCTCCAATCCCCACGTCGTCGCGGGGCTCTTTACGGGCGGCATGCTGACCTTTCTCTTTTCGGCCTTGACCATGACCGCCGTGGGCCGGGCCGCCATGAAAATGGTCTATGAAGTGAGACGGCAGTTCCGGGAGATTCCCGGCATCATGGAAGGAAAGGCCAAGCCCGACTACAAGCGCTGCGTGGCGATCTCTACCCGGTCTGCCCTGAAAGAAATGATTTTCCCGGGTCTGCTGGCCGTGGTGGCCCCTGTGGTCATGGGCATCTACTCGGTGGAGGCCCTGGGCGGTATGCTGGCGGGTTCCCTCGTGACCGGCGTCTTGTTCGCCATCATGATGGCCAACTCCGGCGGCGCTTGGGACAACGCGAAAAAACAGGTGGAAAGCGGAATCTATGAAGACGGGAAAGGCTCCGAACGGCACAAGGCCACCATCGTCGGCGACACCGTCGGAGACCCCTTCAAGGATACGGCGGGACCCTCGCTGAACATCCTGATCAAGTTGATGTCCATTGTTTCTCTCGTGCTGGTTCCCTTTTTCACGAAGTTTTGTTAGACCGCGGGGCGACGCCGGCTTCCGCCTGAAACATTTTGATTTACAACGCATGAAAAAAGCGCTATAATATACTTATCAGATCTATCTGAAACATAAAAGAGGTGAAGACATGAGTGTACAAGCGGTAACAAAGGACAATTTTCTGGAAGAAGTACTGAAAAGCGACCAGACGGTCCTCGTGGATTTCTGGGCGGAATGGTGCGGACCCTGCAAGATGATGGGACCCGTGGTGGACGCCCTGGCGGAAGAAAACAAAGGAAAATTCAAGGTGTATAAGGTGAATATTGACGACGAACCCGAGCTGGCCCAGGAATTCCGGATCATGTCCATTCCGACCCTGGCGGTCTTCAAAGGGGGGAAACTCGCCGAAAAGCTGATCGGCGTGCAGCCCAAGGAAGAGCTGCTTGCCGCCATCACGAAATAGAAACAAGAGAAAACGCTCCGGCGAAAAACCGGAGCGTTTTTATATTCGATAAAAAATCTTATTTTTCCGCGTAATTATTGTCTTTCAAGAATCTCGCCGTAGGTCGGGTCGTCTTCGGCGCCGACGCCTCCGTTCTCTTCTTCCCCGGGCAGCCGGGGCCCCCCTTCTTCATCGGTAATGTCCGTATTGAAGCCCAATACGCCCGCTATGCCCCTGGCGTATTTGACGTCGCTCTCGATCTGCATGCCCGTTTCACGCACGACGTATTCCTTGCCGGAATCGGACAGCAGTCCCGTCACGGGGTCGATCCGTTGCAACAGCAGATCCCCGTTTTTCAGGTGGTTGTCGAGGAAGGAAAATTCCCCGGGCAGATAGAGGCCGTCGTCGATGATTTTCTTGTAATAATTGCGCCAGAGCGGCGCCGCCCCCGTGCCGCCGGTGATGTCGGCCACGGGTCCGTTGTCGTCCCGGCCCACGTAGATGGCCGTCACGTACTCGGGCGTAATTCCCACAAACCATACGGTGCGGTTTTCATTGGTCGTTCCGGTCTTGCCGCCCTGGGCGATGGGCTTTTTGTCCTTGGTCGTAACGGCCGCCCGGGCCGAACTGCCGCTTCGGACGGAACTCACGAGCATGGAGGTCACGATGCTGGTTTCCGTGCTGTCAAAGGTCTTTTCCTGCCGGATTTCCTCGCTATAGATCGTATTGCCGTTCTTGTCCTCCACGGCCGTCACGAAGATCGGATCCACCACATAGCCGCCGTTGGCGAAGACCGCGTAGCCCGTGGCCATCTGGAGCGGCGTGGCTTCAAAGGAACCCAGGGCCGCCGTCAGGTTGTCGGGGACGCGGATGTCGGGGTTGACGAGCTTTGCCGTTTCCTGCAGGGCCTTTATGCCCACGGCTTTGAGGAGCTTGATCGAAACGATGTTGAGCGAGCGGTCCAGCGCGTTTTGCAGCGTGACGTTATCCAGGTACGTATTGCCGAAATTTTTGGGCGTCCAGGTTCCCTGGGAAAAGAAGCTGTCCTCAATGACGGTCGTCGTCTCAAAGCCGTAGTGGATCGCCGTGAAATAGAGGAAGGGCTTGAAGGACGAGCCCACCTGCCGCTTTGCCATGGTGGCCCGGTTGAAATTTCCGGATTTGAAGTTCCGGCCGCCCACGATCGTGATCACGTGGCCGTTGACGGGATCGACGGTCACAAGGGCCCCGTCGAGGTTTTTTCTCTTTTGGAAGAGCTCATAGCCGTCAAAGGCTTTTTTCGCTTCCTGCTGCATTTTGAGATCAAGGGTCGTCCGGACCGTGAGGCCGCCGCTGTAGACGTCCTCTCCGGGAAATTTGTCCAGGAGGAAATCCGTCACGAGATTGGTGAAGTCCGGATAATGGATTGAGGACGAGCCTTCCCTGTCGTAGATCACGGTGACGTTCCGGCCGGCCGTGAACTCTTCAGGGAGTTTGTCCGCGTTGATGAATTCATGGGCGATAGCGTCCTGATACTGGGCTTCCGTAATGCGCCCGTCGGCGCGCATGGCTGCCATGATCCGTTTTGCCCGGGTTACCGCCGCGTCCAGATGCCGACGGGGGTTGTAGCGCTCGGGCCGGTTGGGGATGCAGGCCAGAAGGGCCGATTCCGCCACGTTGAGCTCGTTCAGGTCCTTGCGAAAATACTGTTTCGCCGCGGTCTTGATGCCGTAGAGACCCGAGCCGAAATTGACTTCGTTCAGGTATTTTTCGAGGATCTCGTCTTTGGTATAGCGCCGCTCGATCTCGAAGGTCAGGATGGCCTCTTTGATCTTGCGAGTCAGCGTCCGTTCCTGGGAAAGGAAGGCGTTTTTCGTCAACTGCTGGGTAATGGAGCTCGCGCCCTGCACGGTACGCCCGGCCTTGAGGTTGGCCAAAAGGGCCCCGACGAGTCGTTTGAAATGCAGGCCGTGATGGGTGTAAAACTGTTTGTCTTCAATGGCCAGAAAGGCGTTTTTCGTGATTTCGGGGATTTCCCGGATCCGGGCCACGTCCCGGGATTCGACGTAAATCGTGTCGATGAGCTCGCCGTTCCGGTCGTAGATCCGGGTCGGGAGCGAAGGCGAGTAGTTTTCGATGAGATCGGCTATTTCGGGCATTTCGCGTTTATATTTTTGGAAAATAACAAGTCCGGCCGCGCCGCCCAAGAGACAAGCGGCGAAAGCGGCCCCCAAAAGAGCGGCGACGATTTTTTTCAAAGGCAGTTTCAAGAGTTCTCCTCACTTATTTTTTATTGATGATCACAATGCCGAGGCAGACGAGGACAATGGCCAGAATGGCCCCGGGGTTGAGGATCTGGCCAAATTCGCCCAGAAGAATCCCCGAGAGGACCACGCCGCCCAGCGGCGTCACAAAGGAAAAAATGGAAATCCGCGAGACGGAGTTGTATTTGAGCAGGATCGCCCAGATCGTATAGGCCACGGCGGAAACGGAACCGAGATACAGAAGGGCAGGAATCGCGCCGCTTCCCTGAAAACGCAGGCGCCCTCCGGTCATGAGCCCGACGGCGATCATGACGAGGCCCCCGAAGATGAACTGCCAGCCGCTGATCAGTACCGGATCCGTGTCGGCGTCCCTGTTGTAAATCTTGATTAAATTTGACGATAATCCGTAGGCGATGCCCGAACAGAAGACGAGCCCGTCTCCCAGAAGAGACAGCCCGCCGCCCATGCTTTTGCCGCTCAGGGTCACGATCAATACGCCCGCGAAGCTCACCAGGCCTCCCGCGACTTTTTTCAGCGTCAGTTTTTCGAGACGGAAAACCAGCGTCGCTATGAGGATGGAGATAAAAGCGTTCAGCGAATTGATCAGGGAACTCTTGACGCCCGTCGTATGGGCGACGCCCACGTAAAAGCACAGATATTGCAGGATCGTCTGGAAAAAGGAAATCACGGCGATCTTGGGCGCAATGGCCCTCGTCGGCAACAACAGCCGCCTTCGGAAGAGGCTTGCGAAAAATATCGTCAGGAAGCCCGCGAGCACAAAGCGCGCTCCGGCGAATACGATCTGGGAAAATGTGTCCGAGGTCGCGATCCCCAGCATTTGGTAGCCGATCTTGATTACGGAAAAGGCGCTGCCCCAGAGGATGCAGGCGAAAGACGCGAGGACCGTCACGACCCAGGTCCGCGTCAACAGGTTTGTTTTTTCGTTTTCCAATTTGATTTACGCCTCGATTTTACTCCCGCTTCATGAAGATTTCCGCCATGGGCGAATCCTTCGGCAGGATAACGGTATTGTTCTTTTTTCCCGACTGCATGGACCGCTTGAGAGCCTCGAGAGAGCGCATATAGCGGTAAAACTCATAACGGCTCGGGTCCCCGTAGGCTTCGGCCATGATCCGCATGTATTCGCCTTCGCCTTCGGCGATGATGGAGGCGGCCTTTGCCCGGGCGCCCGAGATCCGGATATTGATCTCCCGGTCCGTGGTGTTCTGGATGAAGCGCGCCTCCGAGGCGCCTTCGGCCGTGTAGGTCGTCGCGATCCGGTCCCGTTCGGAGATCATGCGCTCGTAGACCGCCTCTTTGTTGTCTGCGGGCAGGTCCAGGCGCTTCGTCTCGATGGAAAGGAAGACGATGCCGTATTTTTCGGTATTTTCACTGATATTCTTTTCGATGATTTCCTGAAGCTCTCCGTCCCGGGAGCTGATCACGTCGTTCTGATTCATGGAGCTGATCACGGTCTTGATGGCGTTGTAGACTACGGCTTCAATGATTCTTTCGGCGTTTCCGATGTTGTAGTTGAAATTCTGGGCGAATTTAAGCGGGTCGTCGATCTTCCAGAGCACGTAGCTGTCGGTGATCATGGTTTTCTTGTCCATGGTGATGACGTCCGAAGCCGCGAGATCGAAAAGGAGGATCTCCTTGGGCAGTTTGTCCGCCTGCTGGATAAAGGGGATCCGGAACGAAATGCCGGGCGTTTCAATGACGCGCTCGACCTTACCCAACTGCCGGATCAGTGTAAATTCGTTTTCCCGGGTGATGACGACCATGGTCACGGCCACGAAGAGCGCGATGACGGAAAGGAGCACGAGTCCCGCCAGCAATCTGACGATTTTTTTCATGTTCACTCACCCCCCTGCTGTTGAAAGGATTCGAGGGGCAGCATGGTATTGACCCTGCCGGTCCCGTCGACGATTACTTTGAGGTTCGGGAGGACTTCCTCCATGGTCTCGTAGTACATGCGCTCCCTGGTCATCTGGGGATTTTTTTTGTATTCCTCGTACATGGCGTTGAACGTGGCCACCTGAGCGTTGGCTTCATTGATCCGGCGGGCCTTTGAGGATTCCGCTTCCTGGAGAATCCGGTCGATTTCCGCCTCGGCTTCGGGGAGCCTTGCGTTCCGGTATTTGTTGGCGTTGTGAATGGCCGTTTCCTTGCTCTGCTTGGCGGTTTCCACTTGCTTAAAGGATTCCATGACCTTGGCCGTCGGGGGCGCCGCGTCCTGGATCGTGATATTGATCAGCTGAAGCCCGATATCGAATTGCGCGAGCTTTTTCAGGATGGCCGCCCGGATGGCCGCCTGGATGGGGCCTTTTCCGGTCGTCAAGACCGAATCCACGTCTTTGCCGCCGATGGTGGTGCGGATGCAGCCCTGGGCGATGGTCTTCAAAATGGCAACGGGCTCCCTGGAGGCGTAGAGGGCCTTGACGGGGTCCGATACGCGGTATTCCACAAAGAAGTCGACGTTTACAAAATTATAATCTCTGGTGATCATCAGGGATTCCTCTTCACGACTCTCGTTGGTCCGTTCGTTGTAACCGATGGCGAAGCGCTTGATCGTCGTGTCCACTTTGATGACGCGCTGGATCAGCGGAATCTTGAAATGCAGCCCCGAAGTCGTCACGGCCCGGGCCTTGCCCAGCGTCACGAGGACGGCCTGTTCCTGTTCCTGGATCTGGTAATAGGAACCGGTTCCGAAAAGAACGAGGATTGCCAGCAGTACGCCGATCAAAACCCCTTTGTTCAGTTTCGGCGCCAATTCATTCAGTATGTCGGAGAGGGGTCTCCTGGCTATTTTCATGTGTACCTCCTCAGGTTGCGCCCCGATAGACGCGGTTTTTCTCAGTTTTGCGCCGAGGTTCTTTCAATAAAACGTTTGAAGATCTCCAGCTGTTTCGGATCAAGATGGGAAAGTCCCTCGGGGTGCCATTGCACCGCGAAGAGAAAATGCCCGTCCATATCTTTATGTTCAAAGGCCTCGATGAGTCCGTCCCGGGACCGGGCCACGGCCCTGAGGACGTCGGAGGCGAAGTCCTTGACGCCTTGGTGGTGGACGGAGTTGACGGCGATTTCCGCCTTTTCCCCGTCCTCCCCAGCAAAAATGGGGTAAAGGAAGGAATCCTTTTCGATCAGGATTTTGTGCGCGAGGCCGTGGCGTTCATATTGGGCCGGATGGTGGCCCAGGGCGCCCGGGAGTTCCGCGTCAATATGCTGGTAGAGCGTCCCGCCGTAGGCGACGTTGATGAGCTGCAAGCCGCGGCAGATGCCGAATACCGGCATTTTCCGCTCCCGCGCGATGGCGAGGACCGCGAATTCCGTCTCATCCCGCAGCGGATCCGTATAGTGGACATTGACCGAGGTATCTTCGCCGTAGGCAAAGGGATGGACGTCCTCCCCGCCCGCGATGATGAGGCCCTTCATGTTGACGGCCGTCATAAATTCCCGCAGATAATCGATGTCCCCGCTGAGGGGGATCAGGACCGGCAGGCCTCCCGCCCGTTCGACGGAGGAGATGTAGCCGTAATGTTGTTTGATGAAGTAACCGGGGTCTTTCTTTTCCCGGGACATGGTAATGCCGATAACCGGTTTCATGTGTTTTTTCCTTCCTCCCGTGTATCAAAATAGTATATGTTTACGTTCTGAGCGACAGCAGGGAAAAATGGGGGATCAGACGCCGGAACAGGTTCACGCAACGCAGGGCGACCAGTTGCTTTACGGCCATGGAAAGGATGAACAGGCCGAAGCCGAAAATCAGAATGCCCATGATCCGCGTGACTTTGAGCAGATTTTCCTTGGAGACGAATTTTTTCCAGTGGGTGAGCCCCAGCGTGATAAAGGTCCATTCGGCGGCGCCGCCCGTGAGGACGCCGGCCATGAGCATGACGATCCAGCCCCGGTGCACGTCGGCATAGACCCGAAGCGTTGAAAAAATCAGCCAGATCGTGAAAAAATTCTGCAAATTCCCCAGGGCGATGGCGAAGGTCGTCGTGTAACTCTTGATGTACCCGGCCGGAGAGGTCTCGATATGCTTCATTTCCCGCCGTTTTTTGAGTTTGCCGAAGGAAACGAGGATCAGCAGAAAACCCACGATAAATTTGAAATACAGCTCATAGCGGAGGATCCAGGTGTCGACCTGGTCCAGAAAAAAGAACCCGAGCGCCGTGTAAAACAAGTCGCTGGTCACCATGCCCATTGCGGCGGTGAAGCCCTTCATACGCCCTTCAGAGAGCGTTTTTTCCATGCAGTAAATCCCTACGGGACCAAAGGGAATGGAGAGCAGAAGCCCCGTGATGATGCCTTTGATAAAGAGCAGCCACAAAATAATCACCCCAAAACAAATAAACCCTGAAAGCAAAGCAGGCTTTTTATTTACAGTGTACCATATATACAGCGATTTTACAAATCATTTTTCCCAAAAAATTCCTTTGCTTTTGCCGCCCCGACGTGATATAACCTAATTATGGGCGAAGTCATTCCCCTGACATAAAAAAACGCTATGCTGTAAGCGATGGATTCCGGTATGCCCGGGCCCGTACGGGGTCGGGAAAGACAAGCGCGGAATCCGGTTTTTGCGCGGAGGAAAGCATGAAAAGACTGGTCTGGACGCTGCTTCTGACGGGGAGTTTCCTCGTCATGGGGGCGGCCCACGAAATTGATATCAACGACGCGGAACTGCGCGGGCGGCTGATCTACCGGAAAGGGAGCGACGAGCCCTACTCGGGTCAGCTCCGTATTCTCTACCGGAGCGGGAAAACCGACAGCGTCCATCAGATCCGGGACGGCCTCGAAGAGGGACGGCGCAATTCCTGGTATGAAAACGGGCGGCTGCGGGAAGATGGAAATTACGCCCGGGGCCGTCGTGAAGGGGTACATCGGGCCTGGTTTGAAAACGGCCATCCCCAGTTTGAGATTACGTACCGGGACGGGGTCTATGACGGCGTCGCCCGGGAATATTATGAAAA encodes:
- a CDS encoding sodium-translocating pyrophosphatase encodes the protein MQHELVILGVIGGIVALVAALYFAKKVMRFSINIPAVADITEAIRDGAMAFLAAEYKTLLWFVVLVAALLGILINVKVSVTFVAGALTSAAAGNIGMRIATRANGRTAIAANEGGLARALDVAFAGGAVMGLSVVGLGMLLLSIFLIIYDFDMEIITGFGMGASSIALFARVGGGIYTKAADVGADLVGKVEAGIPEDDPRNPATIADNVGDNVGDVAGMGADLFESYVGSIIAAMTLGWTIWRRAGGADGGNFGFIYAPVLIAAFGIFGSILATLTVRTSDPAKVYVKLENATRIAGLLSVAGAWIVVRGLGLPLGIFWAIVAGLAAGIIIAYFTGRYTDTGRRSVNKIAEAAKTGPATTIIEGLAVGMESTVAPILVIALVIVVAYRVSGGAEAYGLYGIAVAAVGMLASTGMVVAVDAYGPVADNAGGIAQMSNMRPEVRETTDMLDAVGNSTAAVGKGFAIGSAALTALSLFAAYQEAVEATGTKISLLISNPHVVAGLFTGGMLTFLFSALTMTAVGRAAMKMVYEVRRQFREIPGIMEGKAKPDYKRCVAISTRSALKEMIFPGLLAVVAPVVMGIYSVEALGGMLAGSLVTGVLFAIMMANSGGAWDNAKKQVESGIYEDGKGSERHKATIVGDTVGDPFKDTAGPSLNILIKLMSIVSLVLVPFFTKFC
- the hflK gene encoding FtsH protease activity modulator HflK, yielding MKIARRPLSDILNELAPKLNKGVLIGVLLAILVLFGTGSYYQIQEQEQAVLVTLGKARAVTTSGLHFKIPLIQRVIKVDTTIKRFAIGYNERTNESREEESLMITRDYNFVNVDFFVEYRVSDPVKALYASREPVAILKTIAQGCIRTTIGGKDVDSVLTTGKGPIQAAIRAAILKKLAQFDIGLQLINITIQDAAPPTAKVMESFKQVETAKQSKETAIHNANKYRNARLPEAEAEIDRILQEAESSKARRINEANAQVATFNAMYEEYKKNPQMTRERMYYETMEEVLPNLKVIVDGTGRVNTMLPLESFQQQGGE
- a CDS encoding protease modulator HflC produces the protein MKKIVRLLAGLVLLSVIALFVAVTMVVITRENEFTLIRQLGKVERVIETPGISFRIPFIQQADKLPKEILLFDLAASDVITMDKKTMITDSYVLWKIDDPLKFAQNFNYNIGNAERIIEAVVYNAIKTVISSMNQNDVISSRDGELQEIIEKNISENTEKYGIVFLSIETKRLDLPADNKEAVYERMISERDRIATTYTAEGASEARFIQNTTDREINIRISGARAKAASIIAEGEGEYMRIMAEAYGDPSRYEFYRYMRSLEALKRSMQSGKKNNTVILPKDSPMAEIFMKRE
- the trxA gene encoding thioredoxin, producing MSVQAVTKDNFLEEVLKSDQTVLVDFWAEWCGPCKMMGPVVDALAEENKGKFKVYKVNIDDEPELAQEFRIMSIPTLAVFKGGKLAEKLIGVQPKEELLAAITK
- a CDS encoding DMT family transporter gives rise to the protein MTRTWVVTVLASFACILWGSAFSVIKIGYQMLGIATSDTFSQIVFAGARFVLAGFLTIFFASLFRRRLLLPTRAIAPKIAVISFFQTILQYLCFYVGVAHTTGVKSSLINSLNAFISILIATLVFRLEKLTLKKVAGGLVSFAGVLIVTLSGKSMGGGLSLLGDGLVFCSGIAYGLSSNLIKIYNRDADTDPVLISGWQFIFGGLVMIAVGLMTGGRLRFQGSGAIPALLYLGSVSAVAYTIWAILLKYNSVSRISIFSFVTPLGGVVLSGILLGEFGQILNPGAILAIVLVCLGIVIINKK
- a CDS encoding LysE family transporter, translating into MWLLFIKGIITGLLLSIPFGPVGIYCMEKTLSEGRMKGFTAAMGMVTSDLFYTALGFFFLDQVDTWILRYELYFKFIVGFLLILVSFGKLKKRREMKHIETSPAGYIKSYTTTFAIALGNLQNFFTIWLIFSTLRVYADVHRGWIVMLMAGVLTGGAAEWTFITLGLTHWKKFVSKENLLKVTRIMGILIFGFGLFILSMAVKQLVALRCVNLFRRLIPHFSLLSLRT
- a CDS encoding PBP1A family penicillin-binding protein, giving the protein MKLPLKKIVAALLGAAFAACLLGGAAGLVIFQKYKREMPEIADLIENYSPSLPTRIYDRNGELIDTIYVESRDVARIREIPEITKNAFLAIEDKQFYTHHGLHFKRLVGALLANLKAGRTVQGASSITQQLTKNAFLSQERTLTRKIKEAILTFEIERRYTKDEILEKYLNEVNFGSGLYGIKTAAKQYFRKDLNELNVAESALLACIPNRPERYNPRRHLDAAVTRAKRIMAAMRADGRITEAQYQDAIAHEFINADKLPEEFTAGRNVTVIYDREGSSSIHYPDFTNLVTDFLLDKFPGEDVYSGGLTVRTTLDLKMQQEAKKAFDGYELFQKRKNLDGALVTVDPVNGHVITIVGGRNFKSGNFNRATMAKRQVGSSFKPFLYFTAIHYGFETTTVIEDSFFSQGTWTPKNFGNTYLDNVTLQNALDRSLNIVSIKLLKAVGIKALQETAKLVNPDIRVPDNLTAALGSFEATPLQMATGYAVFANGGYVVDPIFVTAVEDKNGNTIYSEEIRQEKTFDSTETSIVTSMLVSSVRSGSSARAAVTTKDKKPIAQGGKTGTTNENRTVWFVGITPEYVTAIYVGRDDNGPVADITGGTGAAPLWRNYYKKIIDDGLYLPGEFSFLDNHLKNGDLLLQRIDPVTGLLSDSGKEYVVRETGMQIESDVKYARGIAGVLGFNTDITDEEGGPRLPGEEENGGVGAEDDPTYGEILERQ
- a CDS encoding gamma-glutamyl-gamma-aminobutyrate hydrolase family protein codes for the protein MKPVIGITMSREKKDPGYFIKQHYGYISSVERAGGLPVLIPLSGDIDYLREFMTAVNMKGLIIAGGEDVHPFAYGEDTSVNVHYTDPLRDETEFAVLAIARERKMPVFGICRGLQLINVAYGGTLYQHIDAELPGALGHHPAQYERHGLAHKILIEKDSFLYPIFAGEDGEKAEIAVNSVHHQGVKDFASDVLRAVARSRDGLIEAFEHKDMDGHFLFAVQWHPEGLSHLDPKQLEIFKRFIERTSAQN